The Glycine soja cultivar W05 chromosome 3, ASM419377v2, whole genome shotgun sequence genome window below encodes:
- the LOC114406401 gene encoding FRIGIDA-like protein 3 has product MEDSDSVATLIDSTTSKIQQLQKAFAELESYRAVTLNLKWKELEEHFHGLEKSLKRRFHELEDQEKEFENKTRKAQEILEKRQAAVYAKEQATLQRLQEKRDAAVFDIVNAREKQRKVTISDLAIVSNGGKGTFHVEDKPVDAVSFAANGNVEEVVLSPENGNVELSYPDLVKLCKEMDAAGLHKFISDNRKNLAAVREEIPHALRAAPNAACLVLDSLKGFYCTEVSNQDVKKDANLLGVRRTCIMLMECLCDFLSNSGCVSNVISEDIKDRAKAVAEEWKPRLDALDIDASNVNSLEAHAFLQLLASFGIASGFNEEELSRLIPMVSRRRQTADLCRCLGLSEKMPGVIEVLVNSGRQIDAVNLAFAFDLTEQFSPIPLLKSYLKDARKISSPVRSVNSSPTAQIDVNDRELIALKAVIKCIEDHKLDDQYPLDPLQKRATQLEKAKADKKRVTEATKPQPKRPRANGVGYGPRVTNILSDKTSYARVADRYPQYVYDRPYMYPAPTDNHCPPLMGSATYNISPNPGNYFGNGYQYQATYLH; this is encoded by the exons ATGGAAGACTCAGATTCAGTTGCTACGCTGATAGATTCCACAACTTCTAAGATACAGCAGCTGCAAAAGGCATTTGCTGAACTTGAAAGTTACCGAGCTGTTACTCTGAACTTGAAATGGAAAGAACTCGAGGAACATTTTCATGGTCTGGAGAAATCCTTGAAGAGGCGCTTTCATGAATTGGAAGACCAGGAAAAAGAGTTTGAGAACAAAACAAGGAAGGCTCAGGAGATACTGGAGAAGCGGCAAGCAGCTGTTTATGCCAAGGAGCAAGCCACGTTGCAGAGGCTTCAGGAGAAAAGGGATGCTGCTGTATTTGACATTGTGAATGCTCGAGAAAAGCAGAGGAAGGTCACGATAAGTGATTTGGCTATTGTCTCCAATGGGGGTAAGGGGACATTTCATGTGGAGGACAAACCAGTGGATGCTGTGTCCTTTGCAGCTAATGGTAATGTGGAAGAGGTGGTACTTTCTCCTGAAAATGGAAATGTGGAGTTGTCTTATCCAGACTTGGTAAAACTTTGTAAAGAGATGGATGCTGCTGGGCTTCACAAATTCATATCTGACAACCGTAAGAACCTTGCTGCTGTAAGGGAGGAAATACCACATGCATTAAGAGCAGCTCCTAACGCCGCCTGTTTAGTTTTAGATTCTCTGAAGGGGTTTTACTGTACAGAAGTGTCAAATCAGGACGTAAAGAAGGATGCTAACTTACTGGGTGTTCGCCGAACATGTATCATGCTGATGGAATGTCTATGTGATTTCCTGAGCAACTCAGGTTGTGTTTCTAATGTAATTTCAGAAGATATCAAGGACCGGGCTAAGGCAGTTGCTGAAGAATGGAAACCCAGATTGGATGCTCTTGACATCGATGCTAGCAATGTGAATTCCTTGGAGGCTCATGCATTTTTGCAACTTCTAGCCAGTTTTGGTATTGCCTCTGGTTTTAATGAGGAGGAGTTATCTAGGCTAATTCCAATGGTATCTCGACGTCGCCAAACTGCTGATTTATGTCGTTGCCTTGGGTTGTCAGAGAAGATGCCTG GTGTCATTGAAGTTTTGGTGAATAGTGGGCGGCAAATTGATGCTGTTAACTTGGCTTTTGCATTTGATCTTACAGAACAATTTTCACCCATTCCTTTACTGAAGTCTTACTTGAAGGATGCTAGAAAAATTTCTTCTCCTGTCAGAAGTGTTAACTCATCTCCCACTGCACAG ATTGATGTTAATGATCGAGAACTGATTGCACTTAAAGCTGTAATTAAGTGTATTGAAGATCACAAACTTGATGACCAGTACCCTCTGGATCCTCTCCAGAAGCGAGCGACCCAACTCGAGAAGGCCAAGGCTGACAAGAAAAGGGTAACTGAAGCAACAAAGCCTCAACCCAAGAGACCCCGTGCTAATGGTGTGGGATATGGCCCGCGTGTCACTAACATTCTATCTGACAAAACTTCTTATGCTAGAGTTGCTGACAGGTATCCTCAATACGTGTATGACCGACCTTACATGTACCCTGCACCAACTGACAATCACTGCCCTCCTCTCATGGGTTCTGCAACTTATAACATCTCTCCTAATCCTGGCAACTACTTTGGAAATGGCTATCAGTACCAAGCTACATATCTCCACTAG